The genome window TCCTGAAAATCGTATTGCTTACAAGCAGACATGATACAGAGTAAGTAAggctgtgagaaatgcaaaaccCAGGCATGTCCATACATCTACCGACGACATAGAGAGACCATCTGTTGTATGGAAAACCTGCGTGGTCTTGGTATAGGTAAActaaaagctgcagctgatccaGTTGTTCCAGCCGAAGAACTGAACCGGTACTGCACATTACCTACAACCAGAATTTAACTACAAACGAGACGGAGATTCATCGATTACTTCATGGCTTTAAACgactgtaacaatgtaaaattcaaTCTACAGCATTTTACCTGCAATAACGTCAAAAAAGCCATCATTCTTATCAGACCAGGATTTACTGAACACGACGCCATCACAGCCCAAGTAAGGAAGCTTATTGACCCACCACTGCCCACCATAAGagatatcttcaaccactccttaaccCAAAGTGTTGTTGAGGCCTGGAAACGAGGAGAAGCTAAGGCCCTACCAAAAACGGATGGTGCCACAGTACCCTCTGATTATCTACCTATTTTCATTCTTCCTGAACTTTCAAGGCCTTAGAATATGTAGTCTACGACCAGCTGACAAACTATCTAACCATAAACAACCTGCTAGATGAATACCTTTtgggtttccgtaaacatcgaagcacaacttCTGCATTAATAAAGGTAACAGACGACCTGAAGCTTGGCATGGATACACAAGAGGGGCCTAtaatgtgcttcttagacttcatgaaagctttcgacactgtctACTTCGACATTTCATTTGTGAAACTTAGCACCCTAAATTACTccccaagtgcagtgcaatggttccgTTCATACCTGAGATCTCGCCAACAATACTTCTTGTCCGACACCATGAAGTCACAATGGAAGCAGTTAGTATTAGGCGTCCCCATGATAGGGTATTAGGTTACTCTCTTCATTGTATGTCAGTGAGGTGTCATGAGTTCCATCATACTGCGAATACCACATGTAagctgatgacctccagttgtatccAAGTGCAAAACCATTAAGCCCAAAGGCAGGTATCGAGAGAGTCAATTCCGACCTGTGTGCGCTATCACATTGGGTCTAGAGCTCAAACCATTCAAAACCCAAGTGGTATTagctggtcattctaggctcattagcctgcAATATCAAAAATGTCTACCATCTATAACACTAAATGGGACAAACATCAACTTATCTCCTTCAGCAAAGAGCCTAGGAGTAATTATagacgaaaatctaaattggactgagcacgtaactgtaatgtacaagaaggcatcagcagatatccatgccctacaaaaatgtaaaagagctctccctcttgacctgaaaaagagaATTGTATAAATACttatacactctgtgatcaaaagtatccggacacctggctaaaaatgacttacaagctagtggtaatgctggaattcaatatggtattgacccacccttagccttgatgacagcttccactcacgcaggcataagttcaatcaggtgctggaagatttcttgggtaatggcagccaattcttcacggagtgctgcactgaggagaggtttcgatgccaatcggtgaggactggcacgaagtcggcgttccaaaacatccgaaaggtattctataggattcaggtcaggactctgtgcagcttAGTCCATGACAGggatggtattgtcgtgtaaccactccgcctcaggccgtgcattatgaacaggtgctcgatcgtattgaaagatgcagtcgccatccccgaattcctcttcgacagtgggaaacaagaaggtgcttaaaacatcaatgtaggcctgtgttagTGTCACGCAAAATTAAAatggtgcaagccccctcgatgaaaaacacgaccacaccataacaccaccgcctccgaattttactgttggcactaaacacgctggcaggtgacgttcactgggcatccgccatacccaaACCAtgtcattggatcgccacattgtgtatcgtgattcgtcactccacacaacgttttttcactgatcaatcgtccaatgtttacgctccttacaccaagctaggcgtcgttcggcatttaccggcgtgatgtgtggtttatgagcagcatctagaccatgaaaaccaagttttctcacctcctgcctaactgttatagtacttgcagtggctcctgatgcagtttggaattcctgcgtgatggtctggatagatgtctgcctattacactttacgaccctcttcaactgtcggcggtctctggaaGTCAACAGACGACTTCGGCCtcccgcttttgtgctgtacgtgtcccttcaagtttccacttcactatcacttcggaaacagtggaccttgtgatgtttaggagtgcggaaatctcgtgtacagacgtatggctcaagtccgcatctcgtggtcgtgcggtagcgttctcgcttcccacgcccgggttcccgggttcgattcccggcggggtcagggattttctctgcctcgtgatgactgggtgttgtgtgctgtccttaggttagttaggtttaagtagttctaagttctaggggactgatgaccatagatgttaagtcccatagtgctcagagccacgtatgacacaagtgacacccgatcacctgaccacgttcgaagtctgtgagttccgtggagcgccccattctgctctttcacaatgtctaatgactactgaggtcgctgatatggagtacctggcagtaggtggcagcacaacgcacctaatatgaaaaacgtatttttctggaagtttccggatacttttgattatatgGTGTATCTCCATTTATTGATTACATCGAtattatcctgcaaggcctttctcagggaATCTCATGTCACCtgcaactggttatgaatgcctgcgttcattatatctgtgatgttcgatccttagatcatatttcaccatcatatgcacggCTATGCTGGTTGCGCGCAGACAAGTGCAAAGGTTACTATACTCTCTGTCTTCTCTACTctcttatcaacgtacactgttCCCCATATCTGTCCTCTACCTTAACGCTCTTAGCCGAAGAACAAGGCAGGAACATTCGTTTCCATCACAGTAAAATGCTTTCTATCCCACTCAATCGTTCAGCTACTTTCTCGaaatccttctcagtagcaggatatcaaagaatgtaagaatgtAAGTTCAACTGATCAAACTGCGAAGTTTTGCTTAATATGCCACGCCTCACGAAAAACGAAACTTTGGAAAAGCATTAATGTAAGTAAAATACTTACAGTAATAGGAAGGATGTTGCTTCAATCGTACAGTGATATTCTGGACCTCTCACATTATATTagggaactgaataacatctccagcttcagacgacagttaatgacatatgcatttaagcaacaataatgattaccattgcCCCTTTACGTACTCGTTACCCATGTACATCTATGTTTCTAACCAGATTCTCCTCGttttccagtattcttagctggtacagtatccacaaatttcctttctccagaactcaaaaaaatggctctaagaactgtgggacttcacagctgaggtcataactcccctagacttagaactacggaaacctaactaacctaaggatatcacacacatccatgcccgaagcaggattcgaacctgcgaccgcagccgtagcgcggttccagactgaagcgcctagaaccgctcggccacaacggccggctccccaGAACTCATAGTACCAGAAAATATCTATCTTGCACGCTGATAAACTCTTCATATATCTGCCATTACCATTATTCTTATTACTGTctttattattactataattattcTTAATGTTACTATTATCACTCTCCGTGGCACCAGCAGCAGTAGTACTCGTACTGCCAGTGTTAATTTCATTAGTTCATAGTCTTATTTGCCCTCACTGACACTATAGACACTCAAGTCATTTCATTACTAGTTATCATATtgaaattcttatttttttacGTAACTACGGTGTAAAAACGGTACAGTACGTGTGAACCCTGGTCCGATATATGAGAGAGCGCGATGGCCCTAATCACAtcaggtgaaataaataaataaattacagcagCAAACAGGCAGATATTGCTAGAGTTCCAAGGGATATAAAGAAAGCTTATAATGCGTTTTGCTGCGCACGTTTTGTGTAGTATCAAAGAATGTAAGTTCAACTGATCAAACTACGAAGTTTTGCTTAATATGCCACACCTCACGAAAAACGAAACTTTGGAAAAGCATTAATGTAAGTAAAACACTTACAGTAATAGGAAGGATGTTGCTTCAATCGTACAGTGATATTCTGGACCTTTTTACTTTACTAAAACTCAAGCTCTTAGACCACATAAATTTGCAGGTACGTATTGATTGGTTTATTTCTACTTTATTTTTACGAGATGGATTACTTTATGCAGCAGTTTTTGGCAGCAAACATTCGCGAAATACGCGTTGATGGGAGATTTAAAATTGCTTTGCTGACGCTGCTTTTAATGCTTAAATTATCAGAATGATTCAAACGTTCTTCAGTTTCATAATAATCCGTTAGAGGCGGAAGGTAGCAAATCGTTGCGCGTTTTGATAGTGTTTTCTGTGCACTGAGTCAATAAGTAGATACTTCTTAATTTGAAAGATTCATTAGATATTGATCGTGGTGGCAAGGCCAACAGTCGTTAAGGAAATGAAGTTCTCAGTTGCTAATGAGCGCTTGTTCGTTGCAGTGCATTCTGAAGAACTAAAACTGACAATAATAGTACTAAAATTCAGCATACAGTGGAGAATAAAGGAAACAATTACCGCGTATTGAATGCCAGAATAAGACAATGGACTGTGTAAATTTGTTTAAAGTTTTGGATTACTCACACTAAGGCTGTTGCAGTTCTGGTTGTACTCAAGAGGAAGACTCAGCCTCCATCGCTATGGATTCACATTCCACAAATGAGTCTTTTACTCTCCAGGTTGCTCTCGCTCCTTTGCACACCTTGTGGCAAGTGTGCGGCTTGGCTCCAATTTACAAGAAACGCCAATGTATGATTGGGCGACTGATATTTAATGGTCACAGGATAACATCACCTTCAGCATTCTGGTTCTTCGTATCTGTTCTCACCACGGCATACAATACGTATGGCAGTATAGAACTATATTTCAGAATTAGAGAACTTGCCCCCCTCACGTATCTCGTGGTCGAGACCATGGCAAGATTGGTGCTGTTGGTGACGTATGGAACGTGTGTTACGAGCGACCTGAATTATCTGAGGGGCTTTACCGAATGTCTGAAGTTCGCAGACGAACGCCTGGCGACATGCGAGATGGGAAATTTCAAAGTGCTTGGCACTTTCATCATGAGCATTTATGCCACACTGCTGGTTGCCATAGGTGCCATCCAGGTCCAAGTGCTGGGCAGACAGCTGCTGCTGTTGTGCCATCTCGTCCACAACTCGCTGGTGCTGATGGTGACTCTGCAGCAGGTGATGCTGGTGCTCGAGTTGTTGGCGAGGTTCCGCAGCCTCAATGCCAACCTGCTGGATGCGTCGGTGCTGCCTGCTGACGCCCGGCTGCGCTTCCTGCTAGGAGGCACGTGGCCTCCAAACCCACACCCAGTTCAGCGCCCGTCTCCACCACTGGCCGTCAGCAGCCTACGCCAGCTGCAGGAGGCCCACGTGGCGCTGATGCGGGCTGCAGAGCTGCTGCAGCAGCACTTCGGGCTGTCCGCGGCCGCCACCATCGCGACTAGCGTGTGCGGCGCCACCTGCAGTGCTTACGAGTTGCTGATGGCGCTGGTGGAACCACACTGGATCACGCAGTATTCTGTGTTCTATTCGGCCAGCGCGTCTGCACTGTGGCTGGCCCTCCACCTTACCAAGGTAGTGTCCCTGGCACTGTCTTCGGCAGTTGCTGCGGACAGCGCATCTACCACGGGATTGATCCTGCTAAGGGCATCAGCCTTATCCACACGCTACAGCCCTGAGCACGAGGCCTTCCTGCGGCTCACTCTGTTGGGCCCACCGCTACGCTTCACTGCAGCGGGATTCGTCACCGTCGACCGTCGACTGTTGGTCTCGGGCATCGCCGTCGTTATCACATATGTTGTTATCCTTGGGCAGCTCACTGTCGCTCAGTGAATGTTGCACCCTAAttcacagtaaatcttaagtgtCTCTGTTATAAACCATTTCAAACTCCTCATTAAATAACTCTTTTTTTGTAGGAATGTATCTACAGTCCATTTCTGTGTATAAAGGTTTACTTTATGTGAGTACTGTGCAGAGAAATTGGATTCAGTTCCTGGTATTGCCACTGACCACAGCTGTTGGCAGGAAACTCGTGGTTCTCTGGGCTGCATGCTGTTTATAAATGATTTTGGACAAATAAAACTTTTAGTTTTGCATTTAGTTTTGATCATTTATAGGTATCATTAAATCTCACTTCTCATGTCATCATCATGAATTCCATGGACTGGATTATCATGGACTGGATTAACCTGCTGGATCCATTTCAATTATTTGTGAATAAATTATGTGTACAGATGCTGCTGATATGGAGTGTGATATAGACATGGTTACATGACAGTGTTGCCTGTCTGGCGAGAGTGATGATAAGTGTGACTTGGTGAAGAATGGAAAAATCGCCATTTGGAGAGTGTTTTCGATAGTTTACCCAGACTATTTCTCTAGATTTTAGTCGGATTCGCAATAAATTGTTGAGTGTTTCATGAATTGACTAGTCTTTCGATCATTTGAGTTTATCCATCCATGTGTTATTGCTTGCCGTCGAAGATTTGGTGGggcaatgtccgcccccggtagctgagtggtcagcgcgacagaatgtcagtcctaagggcccaggCGATTCcccactgggtcggagattttctccactcagggactgggtattgtgttgtcctaagcaTCTTCATTTGATCCCCATCAACGTGCaaatcgccgaaatggcgtcaaatcgaaaaacttataCCCAgcgaacgttctacccgacgggaggccctactcacacgacgtttacattttggggcaataTTGGCGAGTACTGACAGCCATGGTATTCATGTAGATTAAGAGTTCCTGTCACCATCTTCATTGCATCATTTACATGGATATCTATATTTTTGACACGGCTATTCCCGCTCCAAACAGGAGAACAGGGTACACAAGTGCTTGTGTTACCCTCAAGATgttcgcaaaatggttcaaatagctctgagcactgtgggactcaacatctgacgtcatcagtcccctagaacttagaactacttaaacctaactaacctaaggacatcacacacatccattcccgaggcagggaaTTTACAGAAAATCGATAGCGAGAAGGATAAAGCCATACAAATTAACTGAGTGGTGTAATGCAATTGGTCGCGCACTGCAACAAGTTTTCAGTTAGTGACATTAGTATTAAGCTGTTTTAGCAAAGAGGCATGAACACGATGTTTATACAAAAAAGTTTCACAgcaaatttttctacatttttgcacTGTTATTAGCAGTACGGAAAGCAGATGGTTTGGTTCCATTACAAACGAACACGAGACTCAAAACGTGCTGACTGGTGCTACGGAGGTGTCGATGGAAAGGCTGCTAAATCGTTGGTCCCTCTGGTTCGTCACATTTGTCCTTCTTACTGCAGTGATGAGCTATAAACATGACTAGTGATATTTTCGCTTCTGGAAAATCGAATCAATGGCACACGTCGTTCAGGAGTGCTTGGAAAGATCGAAGGTGCTGTTTATGGACTACACTAGTTACAGTTGACGCTTTCAGGCTTTCAGAATCTTGTCTGAATTGACATCAGATAAGAAATGGAAAATTTCCATTCGCCATATACTGTTTAGTGGAATTCCTCATGTGTGGTACCACAGTATGAGAGATTGAAAACTATAGGTTGGTTCATTaacttcgtagcatttttgttttgcatgttggtattacaGCTGCgatgagtttatttatcgattatcatttttatttgaagTTCGCTATTGCTATTTGGGTTTATATGTTGTCATTtgtagatagtgagtggagctgtggacgctagaaaatgaagtgccaagagGAAAAATCGGAACGTTTCCCACatcttcttctgtttgaattcagtagagggGTAAGAGAAATTGAGGTAGGCAGAAACATC of Schistocerca serialis cubense isolate TAMUIC-IGC-003099 chromosome 2, iqSchSeri2.2, whole genome shotgun sequence contains these proteins:
- the LOC126455924 gene encoding gustatory and pheromone receptor 32a-like; its protein translation is MARLVLLVTYGTCVTSDLNYLRGFTECLKFADERLATCEMGNFKVLGTFIMSIYATLLVAIGAIQVQVLGRQLLLLCHLVHNSLVLMVTLQQVMLVLELLARFRSLNANLLDASVLPADARLRFLLGGTWPPNPHPVQRPSPPLAVSSLRQLQEAHVALMRAAELLQQHFGLSAAATIATSVCGATCSAYELLMALVEPHWITQYSVFYSASASALWLALHLTKVVSLALSSAVAADSASTTGLILLRASALSTRYSPEHEAFLRLTLLGPPLRFTAAGFVTVDRRLLVSGIAVVITYVVILGQLTVAQ